Proteins encoded in a region of the Triticum dicoccoides isolate Atlit2015 ecotype Zavitan chromosome 3A, WEW_v2.0, whole genome shotgun sequence genome:
- the LOC119268605 gene encoding type IV inositol polyphosphate 5-phosphatase 3-like isoform X2 — MAARHSYPPTRATRSAPAPRPPLSRLGESETAAAHPGADPEARRKAKKQNQLWPKTVLRKWLNIRSPDSDFSADEGDTADEADSDSEYEEMCGWERQRYDQDRRMRGLGAQTTDSQMEGVPYGLNRRRKSETLRAQYIDVKELRVCIGTWNVAGKLPPQDLDIQEWLDMKEPADIYVLGFQEVVPLNAGNIFGAEDNRPASMWEHIIRETLNKISPDKPKYKSHSDPPSPSRFKPSDDALAMEDELNSESDSESGGEVHPWNEQDLVVVDDDDSHSNRLEHSTSAPDESILQADNFSKLPSMKTFNRSHNIVSFKDYTSLLEEPINQKMLTKTLSHSERLGMIWPEQPLDMLAQCLPDSTQPFASGKALKTYLSFKSVNEDSCAFPEDSALHGLNIESVVAKGKRPYFVRIISKQMVGVFLTIWVRRSLRKRIQNVKVSTVGVGAMGYIGNKGSIAVSMSIYQTHFCFLCCHLTSGEKEGDEQKRNADVQEIHRRTVFNSRVSTPKTIYDHERIFWLGDLNYRINLSYEKTHEFISNHDWNGLFEKDQLRRELRKGRLFDGWTEGVISFSPTYKYRFNSKKYTSDEPKSGRRTPSWCDRILSYGKGMRLLSYETVDMRLSDHRPVKAVYTVDTEVFSPKKLQRALTFTDAEVEDRLSSEDERIAGIYSLGLSSSPSSPMRDFYLDQRLYFSSRKRIDQAKASGVQDRPSESGSGWSNTSERARVEGTPMALRLSTPGKEARLPRQRRDRRPTADRTRTAGQGGGQ, encoded by the exons ATGGCGGCCAGGCACTCGTACCCGCCCACGCGGGCCACGCGGAGCGCGCCGGCGCCTCGGCCGCCATTGTCCCGCCTCGGGGAGTCGGAGACGGCGGCGGCCCACCCCGGCGCCGACCCGGAGGCGCGCCGCAAGGCCAAGAAGCAGAACCAG CTGTGGCCCAAGACGGTGCTGCGCAAGTGGCTCAACATCCGGTCGCCGGACTCCGACTTCAGCGCCGACGAGGGCGACACCGCCGACGAGGCCGACAGCGACTCCGAGTACGAAG AGATGTGCGGATGGGAACGCCAGCGATATGATCAGGACCGGAGAATGCGTGGATTGGGTGCCCAGACTACTG ATAGCCAAATGGAGGGTGTTCCATACGGTCTTAATAGAAGGCGCAAGTCAGAGACTCTTCGTGCTCAGTATATCGATGTCAAGGAACTGAG GGTCTGCATAGGAACTTGGAATGTTGCAGGCAAACTTCCACCTCAAGATTTGGATATTCAAGAATGGTTGGATATGAAGGAGCCGGCTGACATATATGTTCTTGG ATTTCAAGAAGTTGTTCCATTAAATGCTGGGAATATATTTGGTGCGGAAGACAACCGTCCTGCTTCCATGTGGGAGCATATCATTCGTGAAACACTGAATAAGATTAGTCCAGATAAACCAAAATATAAAAGTCACAGTGATCCTCCATCTCCATCAAGGTTCAAGCCATCTGATGACGCTCTTGCAATGGAAGATGAACTTAATAGCGAGTCTGACAGCGAAAGTGGTGGGGAAGTGCACCCATGGAACGAACAAGAtttagttgttgttgatgatgatgatagtcataGCAACAGACTTGAACACTCCACTTCTGCTCCTGACGAATCTATTCTACAGGCTGATAACTTCAGCAAGTTGCCTTCAATGAAGACTTTCAATAGATCCCATAACATAGTAAGTTTTAAAGATTACACCTCTCTTTTGGAAGAGCCGATCAACCAAAAGATGTTAACCAAGACACTCAGTCACTCGGAGAGGCTTGGAATGATTTGGCCAGAACAACCATTGGATATGTTGGCTCAATGTCTTCCAGACAGCACACAACCGTTTGCTTCCGGGAAGGCACTAAAAACATATTTGTCTTTCAAATCAGTTAATGAAGATTCCTGTGCTTTTCCCGAGGATAGTGCACTTCATGGTTTAAACATTGAAAGTGTGGTAGCTAAAGGAAAAAGACCATACTTTGTTAGGATAATAAGCAAGCAGATGGTCGGAGTATTTCTCACAATATGGGTACGAAGGAGCCTGCGAAAGCGCATTCAGAATGTGAAAGTATCAACTGTAGGTGTAGGTGCTATGGGGTACATTGGTAACAAG GGATCAATAGCAGTAAGTATGTCGATATATCAGACACACTTCTGCTTTCTTTGTTGTCACCTGACCTCTGGAGAAAAGGAAGGAGATGAACAAAAAAGGAATGCGGATGTGCAAGAGATCCATCGAAGGACAGTATTTAATTCCAGAGTGAGCACGCCTAAGACAATATATGACCACGA AAGGATATTCTGGCTAGGGGATCTGAATTATAGGATCAACTTATCATACGAAAAAACACATGAGTTTATCTCCAACCACGACTGGAATGGATTGTTTGAGAAAGACCAG CTAAGAAGAGAACTGAGGAAAGGACGTTTATTTGATGGGTGGACTGAAGGAGTTATCAGCTTTTCTCCAACATACAAGTACCGGTTTAACTCGAAGAAGTACACAAGTGATGAGCCAAAATCTGGGAGAAGGACACCTTCATG GTGCGACCGAATTCTTTCGTACGGCAagggaatgaggttattgtcctatGAGACGGTTGACATGAGGCTATCCGATCACCGCCCCGTTAAAGCCGTGTACACGGTTGATACAGAGGTTTTCAGCCCCAAAAAGTTGCAGAGAGCTCTCACCTTCACCGACGCGGAGGTCGAGGACCGGCTGTCCTCTGAGGACGAGCGCATCGCTGGAATCTACAGCCTTGGGCTGTC TTCAAGTCCAAGTTCTCCTATGCGCGATTTTTATCTCGACCAGAGATTGTATTTCAGTTCCAGGAAGCGTATAGACCAGGCaaaggcaagtggcgttcaagataGACCGTCTGAATCCGGGAGTGGCTGGTCTAATACGAGCGAGCGAGCCCGGGTGGAAGGAACCCCAATGGCACTTAGGCTATCGACTCCAGGAAAAGAGGCAAGACTCCCACGCCAAAGGCGAGATCGCAGGCCGACGGCCGATCGCACTCGCACGGCGGGCCAAGGTGGAGGTCAGTGA
- the LOC119268605 gene encoding type IV inositol polyphosphate 5-phosphatase 3-like isoform X1 → MAARHSYPPTRATRSAPAPRPPLSRLGESETAAAHPGADPEARRKAKKQNQLWPKTVLRKWLNIRSPDSDFSADEGDTADEADSDSEYEEMCGWERQRYDQDRRMRGLGAQTTDSQMEGVPYGLNRRRKSETLRAQYIDVKELRVCIGTWNVAGKLPPQDLDIQEWLDMKEPADIYVLGFQEVVPLNAGNIFGAEDNRPASMWEHIIRETLNKISPDKPKYKSHSDPPSPSRFKPSDDALAMEDELNSESDSESGGEVHPWNEQDLVVVDDDDSHSNRLEHSTSAPDESILQADNFSKLPSMKTFNRSHNIVSFKDYTSLLEEPINQKMLTKTLSHSERLGMIWPEQPLDMLAQCLPDSTQPFASGKALKTYLSFKSVNEDSCAFPEDSALHGLNIESVVAKGKRPYFVRIISKQMVGVFLTIWVRRSLRKRIQNVKVSTVGVGAMGYIGNKGSIAVSMSIYQTHFCFLCCHLTSGEKEGDEQKRNADVQEIHRRTVFNSRVSTPKTIYDHERIFWLGDLNYRINLSYEKTHEFISNHDWNGLFEKDQLRRELRKGRLFDGWTEGVISFSPTYKYRFNSKKYTSDEPKSGRRTPSWCDRILSYGKGMRLLSYETVDMRLSDHRPVKAVYTVDTEVFSPKKLQRALTFTDAEVEDRLSSEDERIAGIYSLGLS, encoded by the exons ATGGCGGCCAGGCACTCGTACCCGCCCACGCGGGCCACGCGGAGCGCGCCGGCGCCTCGGCCGCCATTGTCCCGCCTCGGGGAGTCGGAGACGGCGGCGGCCCACCCCGGCGCCGACCCGGAGGCGCGCCGCAAGGCCAAGAAGCAGAACCAG CTGTGGCCCAAGACGGTGCTGCGCAAGTGGCTCAACATCCGGTCGCCGGACTCCGACTTCAGCGCCGACGAGGGCGACACCGCCGACGAGGCCGACAGCGACTCCGAGTACGAAG AGATGTGCGGATGGGAACGCCAGCGATATGATCAGGACCGGAGAATGCGTGGATTGGGTGCCCAGACTACTG ATAGCCAAATGGAGGGTGTTCCATACGGTCTTAATAGAAGGCGCAAGTCAGAGACTCTTCGTGCTCAGTATATCGATGTCAAGGAACTGAG GGTCTGCATAGGAACTTGGAATGTTGCAGGCAAACTTCCACCTCAAGATTTGGATATTCAAGAATGGTTGGATATGAAGGAGCCGGCTGACATATATGTTCTTGG ATTTCAAGAAGTTGTTCCATTAAATGCTGGGAATATATTTGGTGCGGAAGACAACCGTCCTGCTTCCATGTGGGAGCATATCATTCGTGAAACACTGAATAAGATTAGTCCAGATAAACCAAAATATAAAAGTCACAGTGATCCTCCATCTCCATCAAGGTTCAAGCCATCTGATGACGCTCTTGCAATGGAAGATGAACTTAATAGCGAGTCTGACAGCGAAAGTGGTGGGGAAGTGCACCCATGGAACGAACAAGAtttagttgttgttgatgatgatgatagtcataGCAACAGACTTGAACACTCCACTTCTGCTCCTGACGAATCTATTCTACAGGCTGATAACTTCAGCAAGTTGCCTTCAATGAAGACTTTCAATAGATCCCATAACATAGTAAGTTTTAAAGATTACACCTCTCTTTTGGAAGAGCCGATCAACCAAAAGATGTTAACCAAGACACTCAGTCACTCGGAGAGGCTTGGAATGATTTGGCCAGAACAACCATTGGATATGTTGGCTCAATGTCTTCCAGACAGCACACAACCGTTTGCTTCCGGGAAGGCACTAAAAACATATTTGTCTTTCAAATCAGTTAATGAAGATTCCTGTGCTTTTCCCGAGGATAGTGCACTTCATGGTTTAAACATTGAAAGTGTGGTAGCTAAAGGAAAAAGACCATACTTTGTTAGGATAATAAGCAAGCAGATGGTCGGAGTATTTCTCACAATATGGGTACGAAGGAGCCTGCGAAAGCGCATTCAGAATGTGAAAGTATCAACTGTAGGTGTAGGTGCTATGGGGTACATTGGTAACAAG GGATCAATAGCAGTAAGTATGTCGATATATCAGACACACTTCTGCTTTCTTTGTTGTCACCTGACCTCTGGAGAAAAGGAAGGAGATGAACAAAAAAGGAATGCGGATGTGCAAGAGATCCATCGAAGGACAGTATTTAATTCCAGAGTGAGCACGCCTAAGACAATATATGACCACGA AAGGATATTCTGGCTAGGGGATCTGAATTATAGGATCAACTTATCATACGAAAAAACACATGAGTTTATCTCCAACCACGACTGGAATGGATTGTTTGAGAAAGACCAG CTAAGAAGAGAACTGAGGAAAGGACGTTTATTTGATGGGTGGACTGAAGGAGTTATCAGCTTTTCTCCAACATACAAGTACCGGTTTAACTCGAAGAAGTACACAAGTGATGAGCCAAAATCTGGGAGAAGGACACCTTCATG GTGCGACCGAATTCTTTCGTACGGCAagggaatgaggttattgtcctatGAGACGGTTGACATGAGGCTATCCGATCACCGCCCCGTTAAAGCCGTGTACACGGTTGATACAGAGGTTTTCAGCCCCAAAAAGTTGCAGAGAGCTCTCACCTTCACCGACGCGGAGGTCGAGGACCGGCTGTCCTCTGAGGACGAGCGCATCGCTGGAATCTACAGCCTTGGGCTGTCGTAA